CCGGTCAGCAGGAACTCCATCGCCAGGTGGTACGGGATGCGTCCCGGCAGCCGGATCACTCCGCCGCCCGCGGCGATCAGGCCGCGCTTGACCTCGGGGAGGCCGAACCGCGCGTCCTCGGCGGCCACGATCAGGTCGCAGCCCAGGGCGAGTTCGAACCCGCCGCCCATGGCCCAGCCCTCCACGGCGGCGATCAGCGGCTTGGTCAGCGTGGTCTCGGTGAGGCCGCCGAAGCCCCGGCCCTCGATCTCGGGGGACTCGCCGCGCAGGGCGGCCTTGAGGTCCATGCCGGCGCTGAAGGTGCCCTCCGCGCCGGTCAGGACGCCCACGCGGAGTGCGGGGTCGGCTTCCAGATCGTCCAGGGCGGCGGCGAGGCCCGCGGCGACGGCGGCGTTCACGGCGTTGCG
This is a stretch of genomic DNA from Streptomyces sp. NBC_00285. It encodes these proteins:
- a CDS encoding crotonase/enoyl-CoA hydratase family protein, which codes for MSTTDARAEVRTERIGSTLLITIDRPRARNAVNAAVAAGLAAALDDLEADPALRVGVLTGAEGTFSAGMDLKAALRGESPEIEGRGFGGLTETTLTKPLIAAVEGWAMGGGFELALGCDLIVAAEDARFGLPEVKRGLIAAGGGVIRLPGRIPYHLAMEFLLTGEPVDGRRAGELGLANRVTGTGEAAAVALRLAEQLALNAPLALAAVKQIVRAADGVPEADAFAVQREEMADLTASADVREGMTAFAERRAPRWTGK